From Triticum aestivum cultivar Chinese Spring chromosome 4A, IWGSC CS RefSeq v2.1, whole genome shotgun sequence, a single genomic window includes:
- the LOC123086876 gene encoding uncharacterized protein has protein sequence MDREEMKMVILGQERTFRQQVHEMHRVYHVQKQLMREMQLAGLNQAHAETKNKLEVWRDDKATDRQQLYSFSNSCTHASAAEECDLELTLATGSSRSHKGKQVGKSSNSDSGMAVSSTSTESDLAQFKEFDTRVVRLQIESKRFTIADETNRSPWPHQPVILRVAR, from the exons ATGGACAGAGAGGAGATGAAGATGGTCATCTTGGGGCAAGAACGAACATTCAGACAACAG GTTCATGAGATGCACCGAGTTTACCATGTTCAGAAACAACTGATGAGGGAGATGCAGTTAGCTGGGCTGAACCAGGCTCACGCTGAGACGAAAAATAAACTTGAGGTCTGGCGCGACGACAAGGCTACCGACCGTCAGCAACTCTACAGCTTCTCAAACAGCTGCACCCATGCCTCTGCTGCAGAAGAATGCGACCTCGAGCTCACTCTGGCAACCGGGAGCAGCAGAAGCCACAAGGGCAAGCAAGTCGGCAAGTCCTCAAACTCAGACTCCGGGATGGCGGTGTCGTCAACATCGACCGAATCCGATCTGGCTCAGTTCAAGGAGTTTGACACAAGGGTGGTGAGGCTTCAGATCGAGAGCAAGAGGTTTACCATTGCCGATGAGACGAATCGGTCTCCTTGGCCGCACCAGCCTGTGATCCTTAGGGTGGCACGGTGA